One window from the genome of Sphingomonas lacunae encodes:
- the coaE gene encoding dephospho-CoA kinase (Dephospho-CoA kinase (CoaE) performs the final step in coenzyme A biosynthesis.): MSAPPSPVDHGRPLLVGLTGSIGMGKSTVAAMMRDEGVAVFDADAEVHRLQAPGGAMLPLIEAAFPGTTGPAGLDRAALGARVFGDDEALRTLERIVHPAVAESQAEFMARHRHDPLVVLDIPLLFEKGGFSAVDRIIVVSAPADVQRERVLARPGMTVEKFEDIVARQTPDADKRARADHVIDTSATLDETRAQLRHVLACLRAERGA; encoded by the coding sequence ATGAGCGCGCCACCCTCCCCGGTTGACCATGGCCGGCCGCTCCTGGTCGGGCTGACCGGATCCATCGGCATGGGCAAATCGACCGTAGCGGCGATGATGCGTGACGAAGGGGTGGCAGTGTTTGACGCCGACGCCGAAGTCCACCGTTTGCAGGCGCCCGGCGGCGCCATGCTGCCGTTGATTGAAGCGGCCTTTCCCGGCACCACCGGGCCGGCCGGGCTTGACCGGGCCGCCTTGGGTGCACGGGTGTTCGGCGATGATGAGGCGTTACGCACGCTCGAACGGATCGTCCATCCGGCGGTGGCCGAGAGTCAGGCGGAATTCATGGCGCGTCACAGGCATGATCCGCTGGTGGTTCTGGACATTCCGCTTCTGTTCGAAAAAGGTGGTTTTTCGGCGGTTGACCGCATCATCGTGGTCTCCGCGCCAGCCGATGTCCAGCGTGAAAGGGTGCTTGCCCGGCCCGGCATGACGGTCGAAAAGTTCGAGGATATTGTCGCTCGCCAGACGCCCGACGCCGACAAAAGGGCGCGGGCGGATCATGTCATCGATACCAGCGCCACACTGGACGAAACACGGGCCCAGTTGCGTCATGTCCTCGCTTGCCTAAGGGCCGAGAGGGGCGCATAG
- a CDS encoding shikimate dehydrogenase family protein gives MNQLDIATPETPAPGGRYAEVIGDPIAQSKSPLIHGFWLDKLGLEGSYRRCHVRADQLGDYVARRSADPDWRGCNVTVPHKLAVLDHVLDPGGVGDSIGAANTLFRSEGGALHATNTDAAGFFAPIADVDWADKPVVVIGAGGAARAVLFALARMGAGPVTILNRNVLKASALLAAMGLKGKALPLGSRIPPAALLVNASSLGMVGQDPLEIDLAPLPADAMVYDLVYAPLVTDLLAQAEDRGLVTVDGLEMLVGQAATAFELFFGVEAPRQHDGELRERLMA, from the coding sequence ATGAACCAGTTGGACATCGCAACACCTGAAACGCCCGCACCGGGCGGTCGCTATGCCGAAGTCATTGGCGATCCCATTGCCCAGTCGAAATCGCCGCTGATCCATGGCTTCTGGCTCGACAAGCTGGGTCTGGAGGGGAGCTATCGGCGGTGCCATGTTCGCGCTGACCAGCTGGGCGACTATGTTGCGCGCCGCAGTGCCGACCCGGACTGGCGCGGATGCAATGTCACTGTTCCCCACAAGCTGGCCGTACTCGATCACGTCCTTGATCCTGGCGGCGTTGGCGACAGCATCGGTGCGGCCAATACATTGTTCAGGAGTGAAGGCGGGGCGTTGCACGCCACGAACACCGATGCGGCGGGTTTTTTTGCGCCGATTGCCGACGTCGATTGGGCAGACAAGCCGGTTGTGGTCATCGGCGCGGGGGGTGCCGCGCGGGCGGTGCTGTTTGCGCTCGCGCGCATGGGTGCAGGTCCCGTGACGATCCTCAACCGCAATGTCCTGAAAGCCAGCGCCTTGCTGGCGGCGATGGGGCTGAAGGGTAAGGCACTGCCTTTGGGTTCGCGGATTCCGCCGGCGGCCCTGCTGGTCAATGCCTCTTCGCTGGGCATGGTCGGCCAGGATCCGCTGGAGATTGACCTTGCGCCCTTGCCCGCTGACGCGATGGTCTATGATCTGGTGTACGCCCCGCTGGTCACCGATCTGCTTGCCCAGGCCGAAGACCGGGGGCTCGTGACTGTTGACGGGCTTGAAATGCTGGTCGGGCAGGCGGCAACCGCCTTTGAGCTGTTCTTTGGCGTCGAGGCGCCGCGCCAGCATGATGGCGAATTGCGCGAAAGGTTGATGGCATGA
- a CDS encoding PTS sugar transporter subunit IIA — translation MNRLTNLVYPATVRAQLQVESKRAFFPLAGAIAATALGLDASEVTEALLERERLGSTAFGRGMALPHARIPGLSGVRGLFLQFSRPVDFDAIDALPVDLAFVLLSPVDAGADHLKALAQVSRFLRDDATVSRLRGARSSEAVYAILTGEEARDAA, via the coding sequence ATGAACCGATTGACCAACCTCGTCTACCCTGCGACCGTAAGGGCGCAATTGCAGGTAGAATCCAAAAGGGCATTCTTTCCCCTGGCTGGCGCTATTGCCGCTACCGCGCTAGGCCTTGACGCCAGCGAAGTGACCGAAGCCCTTCTCGAACGCGAACGGCTTGGCTCGACGGCCTTTGGCCGGGGCATGGCCCTGCCGCATGCCAGGATTCCCGGCCTTTCCGGAGTACGCGGACTGTTTCTCCAGTTCAGCCGTCCGGTTGATTTTGACGCCATTGATGCTTTGCCGGTCGATCTCGCCTTCGTGCTTTTGTCGCCAGTGGATGCTGGCGCTGATCATCTCAAGGCGCTCGCCCAAGTTTCTCGTTTCCTGCGTGATGATGCTACGGTTTCACGGTTGCGAGGGGCCCGGTCGTCGGAAGCCGTCTACGCGATACTGACCGGGGAAGAGGCGCGTGACGCGGCCTGA
- the rho gene encoding transcription termination factor Rho — MHLQDLKKKTPAELVEMAEELGVEGASTLRKQDIMFSILKAMAEDGEEIIGSGTIEVLSDGFGFLRSAEANYLAGPDDIYVSPNQVRRYGLRTGDTVEGEIRAPKDGERYFALTKLISVNFDNPEAVRHRVNFDNLTPLYPDEKLTLDTIDPTQKDMSARVIDLVSPQGKGQRALIVAPPRTGKTVLLQNIAKAITDNHPEVFLIVLLVDERPEEVTDMQRSVKGEVVSSTFDEPASRHVQVAEMVIEKAKRLVEHKKDVVILLDSITRLGRAYNTVVPSSGKVLTGGVDANALQRPKRFFGAARNIEEGGSLSIIATALIDTGSKMDEVIFEEFKGTGNSEIVLDRKVADKRIFPALDVGKSGTRKEELLVEKNKLSKMWVLRRILMQMGTVDAMEFLLDKMKNSKTNEDFFESMNQ; from the coding sequence ATGCATTTGCAAGACCTGAAGAAGAAAACCCCCGCCGAGCTGGTCGAAATGGCCGAAGAGCTGGGCGTCGAGGGTGCTTCGACCCTGCGCAAGCAGGACATCATGTTCTCGATCCTCAAGGCGATGGCCGAGGATGGGGAGGAAATCATTGGTTCGGGCACTATCGAGGTGCTCTCCGACGGTTTCGGCTTCCTGCGCAGTGCCGAAGCCAATTATCTCGCTGGTCCGGATGACATTTATGTCAGCCCCAACCAGGTCCGCCGCTATGGCCTGCGCACAGGTGACACTGTTGAAGGGGAGATCCGGGCGCCCAAGGATGGCGAGCGCTATTTTGCCCTGACCAAGCTGATCAGCGTCAATTTCGATAATCCCGAAGCCGTCCGTCACCGCGTCAATTTCGACAATCTCACGCCGCTCTATCCCGATGAGAAGCTAACCCTCGATACGATCGACCCGACGCAAAAGGACATGTCGGCCCGCGTCATCGATCTGGTCAGCCCGCAGGGCAAGGGCCAGCGCGCCCTGATCGTCGCGCCGCCGCGCACCGGCAAGACCGTACTGTTGCAAAACATTGCCAAGGCGATCACCGACAATCACCCGGAGGTGTTCCTGATCGTCCTGCTGGTCGATGAACGGCCGGAGGAAGTCACCGACATGCAGCGCAGCGTCAAGGGTGAGGTCGTCTCGTCCACCTTTGACGAACCCGCCTCGCGCCACGTGCAGGTCGCTGAAATGGTGATCGAAAAGGCCAAACGCCTCGTCGAGCACAAGAAGGATGTCGTTATCCTGCTCGACTCGATCACCCGTCTGGGCCGCGCCTACAACACCGTTGTCCCCTCATCGGGCAAGGTGCTGACCGGCGGTGTCGATGCCAACGCCTTGCAGCGTCCCAAGCGCTTCTTTGGCGCCGCGCGCAATATCGAGGAAGGCGGATCGCTGTCGATCATCGCCACCGCGCTGATCGATACCGGCTCCAAGATGGACGAAGTCATCTTCGAAGAGTTCAAGGGCACCGGCAACAGCGAAATCGTCCTCGACCGCAAGGTTGCTGACAAGCGCATCTTCCCGGCTCTTGATGTCGGCAAGTCCGGCACCCGCAAGGAAGAGCTGCTGGTCGAGAAGAACAAGCTCAGCAAGATGTGGGTGCTGCGCCGCATCCTCATGCAGATGGGCACCGTCGACGCGATGGAGTTTTTGCTCGACAAGATGAAGAATTCCAAGACCAACGAGGATTTCTTCGAAAGCATGAACCAGTAA
- a CDS encoding Maf family protein — protein sequence MTGPLILASQSFSRRAMLDAAGVSYDACPAHVDEDAVKQALLREGQPARAVADALAELKALKISLADPTALVIGSDSVVSVDGRLFDKPVSRANAAEHLRAFSGKTMLLTSAVVLAEGGQPVWRHVGEARLDVWPLSESFIDAYLDAEWPAIAGCVGCFRIEGPGVQLFSALHGDYFTILGMPLLPLLGQLRQMGHMPA from the coding sequence ATGACTGGTCCGCTGATCCTCGCTTCCCAGAGTTTCAGCCGCCGGGCGATGCTGGATGCGGCTGGCGTCAGCTATGACGCCTGTCCTGCCCATGTTGACGAAGATGCTGTGAAACAGGCGTTGCTCCGGGAAGGACAGCCGGCCCGCGCGGTGGCCGATGCCTTGGCCGAGCTCAAGGCCCTGAAAATATCCCTGGCCGATCCCACTGCACTGGTGATCGGCAGTGACAGCGTCGTGTCGGTTGACGGGCGCCTGTTCGACAAACCGGTCAGCCGCGCCAATGCCGCCGAGCATTTACGTGCCTTTTCGGGCAAGACCATGCTGTTGACCAGCGCGGTTGTGCTGGCTGAGGGGGGGCAACCGGTCTGGCGGCATGTGGGCGAGGCCAGGTTGGACGTCTGGCCGCTGAGCGAGTCTTTCATTGACGCCTATCTTGACGCTGAATGGCCGGCCATCGCCGGCTGTGTGGGCTGTTTCCGTATCGAAGGACCGGGGGTCCAGCTTTTCTCGGCCTTGCATGGCGACTATTTCACCATATTGGGCATGCCTTTGCTGCCGTTGCTCGGCCAGCTTCGCCAGATGGGACATATGCCCGCATGA
- a CDS encoding CopD family protein produces MGFLGGAYLWVLALHVIFVIFLMAALFMMPRFFVYHQECEPGSPEIDRWIDRENKLRSIILNPSIVLVWVFGMVLAAHGGFWLDGWFLVKLALVIGLSAYHGWVIGYMKALRRGEHRLSGKKLRLLNEVPGLATIAIVILVFVKPF; encoded by the coding sequence ATCGGATTTCTTGGCGGTGCCTATCTTTGGGTCTTGGCGCTGCACGTCATCTTCGTCATTTTCCTGATGGCCGCCTTGTTCATGATGCCGCGCTTTTTCGTCTATCATCAGGAATGCGAGCCGGGATCACCGGAAATCGACCGCTGGATCGATCGGGAGAACAAGCTGCGGTCGATCATTCTCAACCCTTCGATTGTCCTGGTGTGGGTATTCGGCATGGTGTTGGCCGCTCATGGTGGATTCTGGCTGGACGGGTGGTTTCTGGTCAAGCTGGCACTGGTCATCGGCCTGTCAGCCTATCATGGCTGGGTCATCGGCTATATGAAGGCATTGCGCCGTGGTGAGCATCGGCTGAGCGGAAAAAAGCTGCGCCTGCTCAACGAGGTACCAGGGCTGGCCACCATCGCCATTGTCATACTGGTCTTTGTCAAACCCTTCTGA
- the hemE gene encoding uroporphyrinogen decarboxylase: MLTVLRGERVTPPPMWLMRQAGRYLPEYRELRAEKGGFLELVHDSQAACEVTLQPLRRFDFDAAILFSDILVIPHAMGQDLWFEAGEGPRLAPRLAETALETLTPAPERLEPVYATIRLLKQSMPSGRALLGFAGSPWTVATYMVDGQGSKDHGAARRMAYTQRDRFAALIDAIVDATADYLIKQVEAGVDAVQLFDSWAGSLAPDEFERWVIAPNRAIVDRVRASCPGVPVIGFPKGAGAKLLAYALGVQPDVIGLDETVDPVWANAVLPEKMVVQGNLDPLLLIAGGDALNARIDAIRAAFPTRPHIFNLGHGILPDTPIAHVEQLVRRVRLDEGSNGVGAA, encoded by the coding sequence ATGCTGACCGTCCTTCGGGGTGAGCGTGTCACGCCACCACCCATGTGGCTGATGCGCCAGGCCGGGCGCTATCTGCCGGAGTATCGTGAACTGCGGGCCGAAAAGGGCGGCTTTCTCGAACTGGTGCATGACAGCCAAGCGGCCTGCGAGGTGACGCTGCAACCTTTGCGCCGCTTTGATTTTGACGCCGCTATTCTTTTCTCCGACATCCTCGTCATCCCGCATGCGATGGGTCAGGATTTGTGGTTCGAGGCAGGCGAAGGCCCCCGTCTCGCTCCCCGCCTCGCCGAAACCGCGCTGGAGACGCTCACACCGGCCCCTGAGCGGCTGGAGCCTGTCTATGCAACCATCCGCCTGCTCAAACAGTCGATGCCGTCAGGACGGGCCCTGCTGGGCTTTGCGGGCAGTCCCTGGACAGTCGCCACCTATATGGTTGATGGGCAAGGCTCCAAGGATCATGGCGCCGCCCGGCGGATGGCCTATACGCAGCGCGACCGTTTCGCCGCGCTGATTGATGCCATCGTTGATGCCACTGCCGATTATCTGATCAAACAGGTTGAGGCGGGCGTTGATGCGGTGCAACTGTTTGACAGCTGGGCCGGCAGTCTGGCGCCCGATGAATTTGAACGCTGGGTCATTGCCCCCAACCGGGCGATTGTTGACCGGGTTCGCGCATCCTGCCCGGGCGTGCCGGTGATAGGCTTTCCCAAGGGTGCCGGTGCCAAGCTGCTGGCTTATGCTCTGGGTGTGCAACCTGACGTCATCGGCCTTGATGAAACCGTGGATCCGGTGTGGGCCAATGCCGTCCTGCCGGAAAAGATGGTGGTCCAGGGCAATCTTGATCCATTGCTGCTGATTGCTGGTGGAGACGCGCTGAACGCCCGGATCGATGCCATCCGCGCCGCTTTCCCGACGCGGCCACATATCTTCAACCTCGGTCACGGCATTTTGCCCGACACGCCGATTGCCCATGTCGAGCAACTGGTGCGGCGTGTACGGCTGGATGAAGGCAGCAATGGCGTCGGAGCGGCATAA
- a CDS encoding pyruvate, water dikinase regulatory protein: MKLHLHLLSDSTGETLENIAKAALAQFDDVSVTRHFWPMVRSAAHLERILGEVADNPGLVLFTLVNRELRAELERRCAALGLPVVAALDAVTDSLERMLGQQAKARPGRQHMLDAAYYARVEAIHYTMAHDDGIAWEDWEEADIVLAGVSRSSKTPTSIYLANRGYKTANIPIVPESPPPPILYGLQNPLIVGLTTSADRLVAVRRNRLSALGEDRATAYADEEAVKTELAYARRMFADNDWPVIDVTRRSIEETAAAIIKLCEDRRGERRANGHEPS; the protein is encoded by the coding sequence TTGAAACTGCACCTTCACCTGTTATCCGATTCTACCGGTGAAACGCTGGAGAATATCGCCAAGGCGGCACTGGCCCAGTTTGATGATGTTTCGGTCACCCGCCATTTCTGGCCGATGGTCAGGTCGGCGGCCCATCTGGAGCGTATATTGGGTGAAGTGGCGGACAATCCTGGTCTGGTGCTGTTTACCCTGGTCAATCGCGAATTGCGCGCGGAACTGGAACGCCGCTGTGCTGCATTGGGCTTGCCGGTGGTTGCCGCGCTTGATGCGGTGACGGATTCGCTTGAACGGATGCTGGGTCAGCAGGCCAAGGCGCGGCCTGGACGCCAGCATATGCTTGATGCGGCTTATTATGCCCGGGTCGAGGCCATTCATTACACCATGGCGCATGATGACGGGATCGCGTGGGAAGATTGGGAAGAGGCCGATATTGTGCTGGCCGGCGTCTCCCGCTCATCGAAGACGCCGACATCCATCTATCTCGCCAATCGCGGATACAAGACCGCCAACATCCCGATTGTCCCGGAATCGCCGCCACCGCCTATCCTCTATGGACTTCAAAATCCGTTGATCGTCGGCCTGACCACCAGTGCCGACCGATTGGTTGCGGTGCGGCGCAACCGGCTCTCCGCACTGGGGGAGGACCGGGCGACCGCCTATGCTGATGAGGAAGCGGTCAAGACCGAACTTGCCTATGCCCGGCGGATGTTTGCTGACAATGACTGGCCGGTGATTGATGTTACCCGCCGGTCGATCGAGGAAACTGCCGCGGCGATCATCAAATTGTGTGAGGACCGTCGCGGCGAGCGCCGCGCCAACGGTCATGAACCGTCATGA
- the hpf gene encoding ribosome hibernation-promoting factor, HPF/YfiA family — MEIRVSGHQIETGEALQTHVADRMNAIADKYFSRAISAHATFGRGPHDSITCDIISHVMQGVVLKGHGQAQDAHVSFESAAEKIEKQLRRYMRRLKDKGAANAAGNGADAPTLDDLDLDAGYTVFEATEAEEEGGDAPAIIAETRVDIPTASVSDAVMMLDLRNTTALLFVNARTGAHNMVYRRPDNMIGWVEPKRN, encoded by the coding sequence ATGGAAATCCGTGTTTCGGGTCATCAGATCGAAACGGGCGAGGCCCTGCAAACCCATGTCGCTGACCGGATGAACGCCATTGCCGACAAATATTTCTCCCGCGCCATTTCGGCCCACGCGACCTTTGGCCGCGGCCCGCATGACTCGATCACCTGCGATATTATTTCCCACGTCATGCAGGGAGTGGTGCTCAAGGGGCATGGCCAGGCCCAGGACGCGCATGTCAGTTTTGAATCGGCAGCCGAAAAGATAGAAAAGCAGCTGCGTCGTTACATGCGTCGGCTCAAGGACAAGGGCGCGGCCAACGCTGCCGGCAACGGTGCCGACGCACCCACGCTCGACGATCTTGATCTGGATGCGGGTTACACCGTGTTCGAGGCGACCGAGGCAGAGGAAGAGGGGGGTGATGCCCCGGCTATCATTGCCGAAACACGGGTTGATATCCCGACCGCCAGTGTTTCGGATGCCGTGATGATGCTCGACTTGCGCAACACCACCGCGCTTTTGTTCGTCAACGCCCGAACAGGCGCCCACAACATGGTCTATCGCCGTCCGGACAACATGATCGGATGGGTAGAACCGAAGCGCAACTGA
- the dnaQ gene encoding DNA polymerase III subunit epsilon: MREIVFDTETTGLNAGGGDRLVEIGCVELVNRVETGRVFHAYFNPERPMPPEAQAVHGLSDAFLADKPLFADVVDELLEFLGTDAKLVAHNAMFDFGFVDAELVRLKRLPLDRTRMIDTVAMARRMHPGAKHSLDALCTRYGIDRSHRVKHGALLDAELLAQLYVEMTGGRQIGLELGAQSATPDSSPMAAVGRAMADRKSFRPPRPHAATNEELARHGAFIASIKGALWDDRP; the protein is encoded by the coding sequence ATGCGCGAGATAGTGTTCGATACCGAGACGACAGGGCTCAATGCCGGAGGGGGAGACCGCCTCGTAGAGATAGGCTGTGTCGAACTGGTCAACCGGGTTGAGACTGGTCGCGTTTTCCACGCCTATTTCAATCCCGAACGGCCGATGCCGCCCGAAGCCCAGGCGGTTCACGGCCTTTCTGACGCTTTTCTGGCTGACAAGCCGCTGTTCGCCGATGTCGTGGACGAACTGCTCGAATTTCTTGGCACCGACGCCAAGCTTGTGGCGCACAATGCCATGTTCGATTTCGGCTTTGTCGATGCTGAACTGGTCCGGCTCAAACGCTTGCCGCTCGACCGGACCCGGATGATCGACACGGTGGCGATGGCGCGACGGATGCATCCCGGCGCCAAACACAGTCTCGACGCGCTGTGCACCCGCTATGGCATCGACCGCAGCCATCGCGTCAAGCATGGCGCGTTGCTCGATGCCGAATTGCTTGCGCAACTTTACGTGGAAATGACCGGCGGTCGTCAGATCGGCCTTGAGCTGGGCGCGCAGTCGGCAACCCCGGACAGCAGTCCCATGGCGGCGGTGGGGCGGGCGATGGCTGACCGCAAAAGTTTCCGACCGCCCAGGCCCCATGCCGCCACGAATGAGGAACTGGCCCGTCACGGCGCCTTTATTGCCTCCATCAAGGGCGCGCTTTGGGACGATCGGCCCTAG